The following proteins come from a genomic window of Triticum aestivum cultivar Chinese Spring chromosome 6A, IWGSC CS RefSeq v2.1, whole genome shotgun sequence:
- the LOC123130882 gene encoding ethylene receptor 4-like translates to MDYQKMRRCGEGCDGAVDAMLQCQKVSDFLIAASYLSIPLELLYFASCADLAPVKWLLLQLAAFAVLGGAVHLLAVLTHHHPHSSGLLLASTAAKLLAALVSLATALSLLTFIPRLIRAKLREALLRAKARQLDRDVGLIRRRVEATSRVVRMLSRHIRDSPHDHHAVLHTTMLHLADALALHSCAVWVPVPGDVLQLVYQLSLRDKGAVMLGSRAPIPALDPNVVDVMSGVAAKVLRPGSALAAASGGGLQPPGGVAAIRMPMLKVSNFDGARTPEARPYAILVLVLPDTGRWSSQDLEIVEVVADQVAVALSHAAVLEEWQSIRDRLADQHRALLHAKHEAATATTGIHSVQSAMCGAMQRQMHSVIGLLSMLQHAAADGMSPEQRLVVDAIARTSALSLALANDADAETLTTSRVPFGLHALVREAMAVARCMSGCSGVEFSYHSENSLPLPEWVVGDETRVFHLLLHMVTTLLGRRCDGAAPGRITFSVESCNVGEEERYSRDWIPMRPSAGCSMRVKFQVGMQTKFARRSAASDRGLSFGMCNKIVQMMNGSMRSSGSDGGSIITVVLQFQLQQSGARRRTSSPPVPVPRFDGLRVLLADSDGTSRQVTGVLLEKLGCQVMPVPSGVHCLRLLESAGSCFQLVLLDLDKHATAATMEDVFEVALRIGELGSGGWQLVLAALAVGDVDDRVREVCQRSGINGVIQKPITLVALGAQLAAALQNN, encoded by the exons ATGGACTATCAGAAGATGCGGCGGTGCGGCGAGGGGTGCGATGGCGCGGTGGACGCGATGCTGCAGTGCCAGAAGGTGAGCGACTTCCTCATCGCGGCCTCCTACCTCTCCATCCCGCTCGAGCTGCTCTACTTCGCCTCCTGCGCCGACCTCGCGCCCGTCAAGTGGCTGCTGCTCCAGCTCGCCGCCTTCGCCGTGCTCGGCGGCGCCGTCCACCTGCTCGCCGTCCTAACCCACCACCACCCGcactcctccggcctcctcctcgcctccaccgccgccaagCTCCTCGCCGCGCTCGTCTCCCTGGCCACCGCGCTCTCGCTCCTCACCTTCATCCCGCGCCTCATCCGCGCCAAGCTCCGCGAGGCCCTGCTCCGCGCCAAGGCGCGCCAGCTCGACCGCGACGTCGGCCTCATCCGCCGCCGCGTCGAGGCCACCTCCCGCGTCGTCCGCATGCTCTCCCGCCACATCCGCGACTCCCCGCACGACCACCACGCCGTCCTCCACACCACCATGCTGCACCTCGCCGACGCGCTCGCGCTCCACAGCTGCGCCGTCTGGGTGCCCGTGCCCGGCGACGTCCTCCAGCTGGTCTATCAGCTGAGCCTCAGAGACAAGGGCGCCGTCATGCTGGGCTCGCGGGCCCCTATCCCCGCCCTCGACCCTAACGTGGTCGACGTGATGTCCGGCGTGGCCGCCAAGGTGCTCCGGCCGGGATCGGCGCTTgcggcggcgagcggtggcggcCTGCAGCCTCCGGGGGGCGTGGCTGCCATACGGATGCCCATGCTCAAGGTCTCCAATTTCGACGGAGCGAGGACACCGGAGGCGAGGCCGTACGCCATCTTGGTGCTGGTTCTGCCCGACACGGGGCGATGGAGCAGCCAAGACCTCGAGATCGTGGAGGTCGTCGCGGACCAGGTCGCCGTGGCGCTCTCTCACGCGGCGGTGCTCGAGGAGTGGCAGTCGATCCGGGACAGGCTCGCGGATCAGCACAGGGCCCTGCTGCATGCGAAGCACGAAGCGGCGACGGCGACCACGGGCATCCACTCCGTCCAGAGCGCCATGTGCGGGGCCATGCAGCGGCAGATGCACTCCGTCATCGGGCTGCTCTCCATGCTGCAGCACGCCGCCGCCGACGGCATGAGCCCCGAACAGAGGCTCGTCGTGGACGCCATCGCCCGGACAAGCGCGCTCTCGCTGGCGCTGGCGAACGACGCCGACGCGGAGACGCTGACGACGAGCCGCGTGCCGTTCGGGCTCCACGCGCTGGTCAGGGAGGCCATGGCCGTCGCGCGGTGCATGTCCGGCTGCAGCGGCGTTGAGTTCTCGTACCACTCGGAGAACTCCCTGCCCCTGCCCGAGTGGGTGGTCGGCGACGAGACGAGGGTGTTCCATCTCCTGCTGCACATGGTGACCACCCTGCTAGGTCGCCGTTGCGACGGCGCGGCGCCGGGCCGCATCACGTTCTCCGTCGAGAGCTGCAATGTGGGCGAGGAAGAGAGGTACAGCCGGGACTGGATCCCGATGCGACCATCTGCGGGTTGCAGCATGCGCGTCAAGTTTCAGGTTGGGATGCAAACGAAGTTTGCACGTCGATCGGCCGCCTCCGACAGGGGGCTTAGCTTCGGCATGTGCAACAAGATCGTGCAG atgatgaACGGCAGCATGAGATCGTCGGGATCGGACGGAGGGAGCATCATCACCGTCGTCCTCCAGTTCCAGCTGCAGCAGTCGGGCGCGCGCCGAAGGACGTCGTCGCCGCCGGTGCCGGTCCCTCGCTTCGACGGCCTGAGGGTCCTGCTCGCGGACAGCGACGGCACGAGCCGGCAGGTGACCGGGGTGCTCCTCGAGAAGCTCGGGTGCCAGGTGATGCCGGTGCCGTCGGGAGTCCATTGCCTGCGCCTGCTGGAGAGCGCCGGGTCGTGTTTCCAGCTGGTGCTCCTCGACCTCGACAAGCACGCTACGGCGGCGACGATGGAGGACGTGTTCGAGGTGGCCCTCCGGATCGGCGAGCTGGGGAGCGGCGGCTGGCAGCTCGTGCTCGCCGCTCTCGCGGTCGGCGACGTCGACGACCGCGTCCGCGAGGTGTGCCAGCGCTCGGGGATAAATGGCGTGATACAGAAGCCCATCACGCTGGTGGCGCTCGGCGCCCAGCTCGCTGCAGCTCTTCAGAACAATTAG
- the LOC123128235 gene encoding uncharacterized protein — translation MKHFRQKLVVILLDSELNKLKGGPIYHQPDDQETLANSDLNILDNPSDVVKDKRPAPITIIPTDQRELLAGLCNYIMSIDDAGCLEKVWVRSSTPDPMGLSLKKLQCILNIEQPMENDFFNTAVRMLACDERVLFTYRPVHYMDLRFCSMMLESTRGQKFCEKETIQTLATLFDSWPGMDNDISSCNKIYLPYASIGRYILYVIEKEECVWLFCFSFYALVER, via the exons ATGAAACATTTTCGACAAAAATTGGTTGTCATTTTGCTCGATTCAGAGCTGAATAAGCTAAAAGGAGGTCCCATATACCATCAACCTGACGATCAAGAAACTTTAGCTAATTCTGATCTCAATATATTGGACAATCCATCTGATGTAGTAAAAGACAAACGTCCTGCACCAATCACTATCATACCCACGGACCAACGTGAATTACTTGCCGGCCTCTGCAACTACATCATGTCGATCGATGATGCCGGTTGTTTGGA GAAGGTATGGGTCCGGAGCTCGACACCCGATCCAATGGGCTTAAGTCTTAAGAAACTTCAGTGCATACTTAACATAGAGCAGCCCATGGAGAATGATTTCTTCAACACAGCCGTGCGTATGCTGGCATGTGACGAGAGAGTATTGTTCACATACCGTCCTGTGCACTACATggatctacgattttgt TCCATGATGCTAGAGTCAACACGAGGTCAGAAGTTTTGCGAGAAGGAAACTATCCAGACGttggcaacattatttgatagctggcctgggatggacaacgacatctcatcgtgcaacaag atttatcttccctatgcatccatcggCCGATACATCTTGTACGTCATCGAGAAAGAG GAATGtgtctggctattttgtttttcattttatgctctggtggaacggtaA